GCCCGGTTATAACAGCCGAGATGCCGTCGCCATGAAGCGTTTGGCTGTCTGCCACATGTCCTCGCGCGATGTTGAAGGCTGGTGCGGCGCGCAGACTAGCAAAAGCTCTCGGGGACTCAAGATGTAGCCAGGTCTTGCCGGAACGAATTGTGGCCGGAGGATTTCTCCTCCGGCCACCTCTCCGCATCAAGGACGACAATCCTCGCCCTTGCCCACAGCGGACAGTCGTTACTCGCGCTCGCCGGTGAAATTCAGCAGCAGCTGGAAGATGTTGATGAAGTTCAGATAGAGCGAGAAGGCGCCGAAGACGGCCAGCTTCTGTCGAGATTCGGCATCGAAATTCTCGGCATACTGTTCCTTGATCGTCTGCGTGTCCCAGGCGGTCAGGCCGATGAAGACAGCGATGCCGATCACCGAGATGGCGAACTGCAGCGCGGTCGAGCCGAGGAAGATGTTGACGATGCTGGCGATCACCACGCCGATCAGGCCCATGATCAGGAACGACGAGAACTGCGTCAGATCGCGCCTGGTCGTGTAGCCATAAAGGCTGGTGGCACCGAACATGGTGGCGGCAATGAAGAAGGTGCGCGCGATGCTGGTTCCGGTGAAGACCAGGAACACCGAGGCGAGCGACAGGCCCATCACCGCGCAGAACGCCCAGAACATCATCTGGGCGCTGGCAGCCGACATGGTCTGCATCTTGAACGAAAACAGCATGACGAATGCGAGCGGCGCCAGCATCACCACCCACTTCAGCGGGCTGGAGAAGATCGGCACATAGAGCGCCGGCGTCGACGACACCATGAAGGCGACCAGGCCGGTGACCACGAGGCCGAGACCCATATAGTTGTAGACGCGCAGCATGTGCTGCCGCAGGCCCTCGTCGTACATGGCACCGGTTTGGGTGCCCGTTCCCACGGGGTATCCCAGATTGGGGGTATTCATTGGGTGCTCCTTTGTGAATCGGTCAGTAAAGCGTTTTGGCGAGCGTCTCGGCGGCGCGGTCGAGATCATGAACTCCGCTGCGCGCGACCACCGCATAGGCGACCTCGCCGATCTGGAAGTAGGCCGCGGAAATGTCGCCCGACGGCGCAACGGTCGGCTTGACCACGTCGAAGGTTCCCGGCCGGATCGCAAACAGCGACACCAGGCCCATGTCCGTGGTATCAGCCGCCATCTCGACGCTCGGGCCGAAACGTGATGGATAGACCTGCACGTCGCGCACCTTCCAGTCCTTGGGCAGCGACGGCATGACGATCGCGGTCGCCGCACGGATCTCGCCGGCATTGTAGTTGTGTGCTTCCTGCTGCGAGGGCATGGTTTCGCGCACCAGCGTCGTCCTGTGTGCCCGCACCGCATCGTCGACATAGGCAGGCGGCTGCGGCGAAGCGACGACCTTGGTCACCGACATCGGCCCGATTATGCCGTTCGCCAGCCAGCCGGCGGCAACGAAGGCGGCAACGGCGGCAGCGCGCTGCAAGACGCCGAAGATTCGGCCGCGGGCAAGCCCCCTCTCCAACCGGCGGGCCGCATCAGCGGTCGCCGGCCGCGCCATGCCTTTCGAGCCGGCGAGCGCAACACGCAGTTCATCGCGGGTCCTGAGATCCGACATTACGCGCGCGGCCGCCTCCGGACGGATCGACAGGAAGGCCTCGACCTCGATGCGGCGGGTGACATCAAGCTGGTCGTCGACATAGGCATCGAGGTCGGTGTCGGTCACGGGGTCGACAAGAGCGGTCATGAGTCGCCTCCCACAATCCTGAGATGATTTTTTCCGCGCGCCGGGGCGGCGTCTTCCATCTGGCGCAAGGCGGCGCGCGCCCGGCCGATGCGCGACATCAGCGTGCCCAGCGGCACACCGGTGGCATTGGCCGCCTGCTGATAGGAAAGCCCTTCGATGGCGACCAGATGCAGCGCCGAACGCTGTTCTTCCGGCAGGTTGAAAAACGCGTCCCGCACCTGCGCCAGGCGCACCGAGTGCTCCTGCGGCGCCGGTGTGCTGGCGGCAGCAAGATATCTGGCCTGTTCGACACGCAGCGCTTCCGAGCGGCGCGAGCGCATGCGGTCAACAAACGCGTTGTGGACGATCGAGAGCAGCCACGCCCGCAGGTTTCCGCCGGAGCGAAAGGTGCCGCGCCGCTCATAGGCGCGCACTAGCGCGTCATGCACGAGGTCCTCGGCTTCCGCATTGTTACGCGTCAGTGACTGTGCGTAACGCCGCAGCGGCCCGAGCTGTCCAACAATATCGAAGCGTGGCATCGACCGTTTCATGCCCTGTTTACGGAGCATGTGGGGATTTTAATCCCGGCAGCGCTATTATTATTATCCGGATTTGCCGGAGTACATCGTTCGCCGTTGCCCTCGCCTCGCCCGGGCTTCGTAGAGCGCTGTCAGGCCCGAAGCGGTCTTGCCGGTTTTGGGGCAGTTACCCCGCAGGCACGCAACACCCACCTGCGGCCGTCGCTCCGAAAATCGGTGATGCTGAGCGGCTCGATGTCGATCTTCCCGCCGGCGGTAAGCGGCGCACCAAGCACATGCAGGATCGCGGCGCGGATGATGCTGGCGTGCGTCACTGCGATTGTGTGCCCATGCTCGGCGATCAGTCGACCCATCAAGTCCGAAGCCCTGCCTGCGACATCGGCAAGCGACTCGCCACCGTGCGGCGCCGCATTGGGGTCCGTGAGCCAGGCGGTGATGTCGGCGGGCTGCTCCGCCTGCACGTCCTCGAAACGCCTGCCGGCCCATCGGCCATGGTACCGATCGGCCAGAAGCGGTTCAACCGATGCGTCCAACGCCAGCGCCTCGGCGGTCTGCCGGGCACGAAGCGCCGGGGCTGTCCACACGCGGTCGGCACGGCGCAATGTTCCGCGCATAGCCTTCGCCAGCGTCAGCGATCGCGGCTCCAGCGGCTCATCCTCCGGGAACGCACCCTGCCGGGTCGCGGCCGTGGCACCGTTGCAGATCATCGTCAGCCGTACGAGCATAGAGCGTGCCTTCCCTCGAGCCGTTGAAAGCGGCACGGTCAGGTGCCGGTTTTTGCCTTGACGTAACCAAAACCGCTGGTGAAGCGCGCTCGATTTGCGTATCACTCCGCCGCGCCAACGGAACCATAGCGATGTTCGAAGATCTTCAGCCAGCTCCCGCCGACAAGATTCTTGCCCTGATCGGCCTCTATCGCGCGGATCCGCGTCCCAACAAAGTCGACCTCGGGGTCGGCGTCTACAAGGATCGCGACGGCAAGACGCCGGTGATGCGTGCCGTGCGCGAAGCCGAAAAGCGGCTGCTGCAGGACCAGGATACCAAGACCTATCTCGGACTTGCCGGCGACACCGGGTTCAACATGGTGATGGCCAAGCTCGCCTTCGGCCCGGGCGCGGACATGTCGCGCATTCGTGCGGCACAGGCGCCCGGCGGCTCCGGGGCGCTGCGGCTTGTGGCGGAACTGCTCAAGCGGACGCGCGCGGACGCAACCGTCTGGCTGTCGAACCCGACCTGGCCGAACCATATGCCGGTGATGCGCGCCGCCGGGCTGCAGATCCGCGAATACCCCTATTTCGATGCGGCCTCGGGCGCGGTTCGTTTCGACGACATGCTGGCGGCGCTGCGGACGGCCAAGAGCGGCGACGTGGTGCTGCTGCATGGCTGCTGCCATAACCCGACCGGCGCCAACCTGGATGCCGCCCAGTGGGCTGCCGTTGCCGAACTGGTCGTCGAGCACAGCCTGCTGCCGTTTGTCGACATCGCCTACCAGGGCTTCGGCGACGGTCTCGAGGCCGACGCCCTCGGCTTGCGGCTGCTGGCTGCGAAAGTTCCCGAAATGGTTGTCGCGTCCAGTTGCTCGAAGAATTTTGCCGTCTACCGCGATCGTGTCGGCGCGGCAATGGTCCTGGCCAGGGACGGCGCGCAGGCCGATGTGGCGATGAGCCAGATGCTGTCGGCGGCACGCGCCATGTATTCGATGCCGCCGGACCATGGGGCGGCGGCGGTGCGCATCGTGCTGGAAGACGCCGCCTTGCGTGCCGACTGGGAAGCAGAGCTGGAAGAGATGCGCCTGCGAATGCTCCGCCTTCGTGTCCAGTTTGCGGAGGCACTGCGCCGGCAATCCAACTCCGACCGCTTCGACTTCGTCGCCAGCCATCGCGGCATGTTCTCGCGGCTTGGCCTCACGGAAGCGCAGGTCGAGCGGCTGCGCACCGAACATGGCGTCTACATGGTCGGCGACAGCCGCATCAATGTCGCCGGACTGCCCGAGGACGGCATGGATGACCTCGCCAAGGCCATCGTCTCCGTACTCGACTGAAGCGGCTCACCTGTGGACAAGGCGCCCTCGCCGGCTGACGGGATTGGCCGCGCGGCGGCCGCAGGATAGCATCCGCTACCATGACGCCATCGAAAGACATTTCGCGCCTGATCGAGATCATGGCGGCACTGCGCGCGCCGAAGACGGGCTGCCCGTGGGATATCGAGCAGGATTTCTCGAGCATCGCGCCCTATACGATCGAGGAGGCCTATGAGGTGGCGGATGCCATCGCGCGCGGCGACCTCGACGATCTGCGCGACGAGCTCGGCGACCTCCTGCTGCAGGTCGTCTATCACGCGCAAATGGCCGAGGAAGCCGGCGAATTCGCCTTCGGCGACGTGGTCCGGGCCATTACCACCAAGATGATCCGCCGCCACCCGCATGTCTTCGGCGACGAGAAGGCCCGCAGCGCCGGCATGGCCAAAGGCATGTGGGAAAAGATCAAGGCACAGGAAAAGGCTGAGAAGCGGCAGGCTCGCCTCGCGCGCGGCCTCGACCCCGAAGAGAACGGCAAGGGGTTTCTGGACAGCGTTCCAGTCGCCCTGCCCGCCCTGACGCGGGCGTTGAAACTTCAGGAGAAAGCTGCCCGTGTCGGCTTCGACTGGAGCGAGGCGGCCCCGATCCTCGACAAGATCGAGGAAGAGATCGGCGAACTGCGCGAAGCGCTGGCCAAGGGCGATACGGCGTCGATCAAGGATGAGTTCGGCGACATGCTGTTTGCCGTCGTCAACCTCGGCCGGCACCTCAAGCTCGATTCGGAAGCCGCGTTGAGCGGCACCAACGAAAAATTCCGGTCGCGCTTCCACTATGTCGAGCAGGCCCTGGAAAAGTCCGGCAACACGCTGGAAAACGCTGATCTGGCGGAGATGGAAGCGCTCTGGCAGGAAGCCAAGGGCGTAAAGTAGGCCTATAGGACAGCAATTCCAGACGGGAAAGGCTACACTTTTCCTGGAATTGCTCCGATTTACCCGTTGTTTTTGCGGCGCAATCGGCTCTCTATCTCTTCGCGGGCGCTCCGCGTGGCCTTGAGCGAGATGGTGGCGCTGCCGTCGTCATTGTCGGTTCGCGAAACGACATCGCCATTGCGGTAAAGCCAATCGACAAGACCGAATTGGGCTGGCTCGATCGTCACCGTCAGGTCCTCGATCTCGCCGGCCATCCGTGTCTCGATGATCGCCTTCAGCGCTTCGATGCCTTCGCGGGTGACCGCCGATATGGCGATCGGCGGACCCTTGATGCCGTCGGCTGCATCCGCAAGCAGCCGGCTCCTGTTGCCTTCGTCGAGCCGGTCGATCTTGTTCCAGACTTCGATCACACGCTTCGTGTCCCTGGCATCGACGCCAAGGTCGGCCAGGATGCGTTCGACGTCCTCGGCTTGCGCTGCCGTGTCGGGATCGGAAATGTCGCGCAGATGGATGACGAGATCGGCCTCGACCACCTCTTCCAGAGTGGCGCGAAAAGCGGCGATCAGATGCGTCGGCAGGTCCGAGATGAAACCGACGGTGTCCGACAGGATGATCGGCGTGCCATGTGGCAGACGCACGCGGCGAAGCGTCGGATCGAGCGTGGCGAACAGCATGTCCTGCGCCAACACCCCCGCCCCGGTCAGCTTGTTGAACAGCGTCGACTTGCCGGCATTGGTGTAGCCGACGATCGCCACCACCGGGAACGGCACCTTCTTGCGCTTGGCCCGGTGCAGGTCGCGTGTGCGCCGCACTGTTTCCAGCTCGTGCTTCAGCTTGATGATCTTTTCCTGCAGCTGCCGCCGGTCGGACTCGATCTGCGTTTCGCCGGGGCCGCCGAGAAACCCGGCGCCACCGCGCTGGCGTTCAAGGTGGGTCCAGCTGCGCACGAGCCGGCCCTTCTGGTAGTTCAGATGCGCCAACTCGACCTGCAGCGTGCCTTCCTTGGTGCGGGCGCGCTCGCCGAAGATTTCCAGGATTAGGCCGGTGCGGTCCAGCACCTTGGCGTTGAATTCCTTTTCCAGATTGCGCTGCTGCACCGGGGTCAGCGGATGGTCGACGATGACCAGCTCCGCGTGGTTCTCCTTGACGATTTCGGCGAACTCTTCGACCTTGCCGCTGCCGAGCAAGGTCGCCGGGCGCGGGTCGTTGACGGTCACGACAGCCGTGTGGACCGGATCGAGATTGATGGCGCTGGCGAGGCCGACCGCCTCGTCGTGGCGCGCGTCGGCCGAACGCGTCAGCCGCGGACGATTGGTCTCGTCGTCACTGCGTGGCTGGCGGGTCAGGACCGGGACGATGACAACGGCCCGGGTTGGACCCTTGGCTTCCGTCCCGGGATCGTGCGCTGGTTTTCCGCGGACCGTGCCGTCCGCGTCTTTCTCACGTGCCAATCAGGCGCCCTGGCTTTCCTCGCCATCGAACATCTGAACCGGCTGGCTCGGCATGATCGTGGAAATGGCGTGCTTGTAGACGAGCTGAGAGTGACCGTCGCGGCGCAAAAGGACACAGAAATTGTCGAACGAAGTGACCACGCCGGTCAGCTTCACGCCGTTGATGAGAAAGATGGTGAGCGGGTTCTTGCTCTTGCGAACTGAATTCAGGAACAGGTCCTGAAGGTTTTGCGATCGTTCCGCCATTGTTCTTGTCTTTCGCCGATCCCCTTCGGTTTGCAAGCCAATGCGCCAAATTGTCGGGCCCATGTCAAGCGCGCAAACATCGTCTTGCCGTCAGTAACGACAAGCAGAACGAGATATATTGATGTTCATTCCACCTGTGCGGTTATCAGGCTGGACTTTTTTCCGCAATGTCAAAAAAGGCCTGCCGCAACGAAAGTGTTATTGATCCGGGGTGCCCATTGGCGACCGGATCGCCGTCGATAGCCACGATAGGCATCGCAATTGTCGTCGCGGAACTGATGAAGGCTTCCTTTGCAGCCTTGGCTTCGGCGACGGAAAAGCCACGCTCCTCGATCTTCAAGCCGAGCTTGGCCGCCACCTCGAACATGGTGGTGCGGGTGATGCCGCGCAGGATGCCGTGCTCGGCCGGCCTCGTGACCAGGACGCCATCCCTGGTGATGATCCAGGCGTTCGACGAGCCACCTTCCTTGACGTTGCCATCGGTGTCGACGAACCAAGCTTCCTGCGCGCCGGCTTCCTTCGCCTTCTGTTTGGCCAGGACGTTGGGCAGCAGGCCGACGCTCTTGATGTCAACGCGATCCCAGCGATTCTCGGGCACGGTAATGACGGCAATGCCAGTTTCGGCGCGTTTGGTGCCTGCGGCGGGATCGGCCTTCCTCGCGGTCACCACCAGGGACGGCTTGGTGTCCGCCGAAGGGAAGACGAAGTCGCGGCTGGCGACGCCGCGCGTCACCTGGACATAGACCAGGCCGTTCACGACATGGTTGCGGTTGACCACCTCGCGCAGGATGAGCGGCAGCACGTTGCGTGCGACCGGCCAGGCGATCGACAGTTCGGTCAGCGAGCGGTTGAGCCGGGCAAGGTGGCGCGGCATGTCGACGATGAAGCCACGGGCCACCTCGCAGACCTCGTAGACGCCATCGGCGAACTGGTAGCCGCGGTCCTCGATGTGCACGGCGGCGTCCGCATGAGCGACGTAGCGCCCGTTGACATAGGCAATGCGTGGCATTGGCAACCCCCGGAAAACTCTCGGGCTTTCTTATGTGATTCCGCCTTTGCCGTAACCGGCAAATGCTTGGCCCAGGCGCGGCTGATTGGACGAGGCGCGTGTCAGACGCCCAGCGACTTCAGCTTGCGATGCAGTGCTGAGCGTTCCATGCCGATGAATTCGGCGGTTTTGGAGATGTTGCCGCCAAACCGGTTGATCTGCGCGATCAGATAGTCCTTCTCGAACTGTTCGCGCGCCTCGCGCAGCGGCAGCGCCATGATGTGCTGGTCGGATTGATTGGGGGTGCGTGGCATGACATCGCCGATCTCGGAAGGCAGAAGGTCAGCGGTGATCGGCGCATCGACATCGTCGCCACGCGCCAGGATCATCAGGCGCTCGACATTGTTGCGCAACTGGCGGACGTTGCCCGGCCAGTTATGCGCCTGCAGCACGGCCAGCGCGTCATCGCCGATGCGGCGCGGTTTTATGCCGGCCTGGCGGGCGATCTGCTTCATAAAATTATCGACGAGATAGGGAATATCCTCGCGCCGTTCGGCCAGGCCCGGCACCATGACCGGCACCACGGCCAGACGGTGGTAAAGATCCTCCCGGAAACGGCCGTCGGCAATCATGGCTTCCAGGTTCTGCGAGGTCGAGGAGATGATGCGGACGTCGACCTTGACCCGTTTGGTGCCCCCTACCCGCTCGAACTGCTGTTCGACCAGAACGCGCAGGATCTTGTTCTGCGTCTCGCGCGGCATATCGGCCACTTCGTCGATATAGAGAATGCCGCGATGGGCCTCCTCGAGTGCACCGACCTTGCGCTCGGTGCCGTTCGATTCGGTACCGAACAGCTCGATCTCCATGCGTTCGGGCGTGATGTTGGCGGCGCTCAGCGTCACGAACGGTGCGCCCTTGCGCGCCGACAGTGTATGGATGGCGCGTGCCGCCAGTTCTTTGCCCGAACCGGAAGGGCCAACGATCATCACACGGCTGTTGGTCGGCGCGACGCGCTCGATGGTCTGGCGCAGCTGGCTCATCGCCGACGACATGCCGATCAGGTCGAAAGTCTCGCCGCTGCGCTGCTTGAGATCGGAAACCTCGCGCCGCAACTTCGAAGTCTCGAGCGCACGCTCGGCGATAAGGATCAGCCTGTCGGCCTTGAACGGCTTTTCGATGAAGTCATAGGCGCCGCGCCGGATGGCGGAGACTGCTGTTTCGATGTTGCCGTGGCCGGAGATCATCACCACCGGCAGGTTCGGGTGCATGGTCTTGATCTCGTCGAGCAAGGCCAGTCCGTCCAGACGCGAGCCCTGCAGCCAGATGTCGAGGAAAATCAGCCTCGGCGCCCGATCGGCGATGGCCGCCAGCGCGCTGTCGGCATCGAATGCCGTACGGGTTTCGTGACCTTCGTCGCTCAGGATGCCTGCGACGAGCTCGCGGATGTCTTCCTCGTCGTCGACGATGAGAATATCAGACGCCATTACCGACCTTTTCAGTTTCTCTTTCGTGTTCCGCCCTGCTTTCGCCGCGCGGTGGTGCGCCGGCCGCAGGCGGCAGGATGATGCTGATCATCGCGCCGCGCCCGCCATGGAAATCCGCGGGCGCATCATGGAGTTCCAGCCTGCCGCCATGGTCTTCCACGATCTTCTTGACGATAGCGAGACCAAGCCCGGTCCCCTTCTCGCGTGTGGTCATATAAGGCTCGAGCAGCCGTTGGCGATTCTCGCGCGG
The genomic region above belongs to Mesorhizobium sp. B4-1-4 and contains:
- a CDS encoding sigma-70 family RNA polymerase sigma factor, producing the protein MKRSMPRFDIVGQLGPLRRYAQSLTRNNAEAEDLVHDALVRAYERRGTFRSGGNLRAWLLSIVHNAFVDRMRSRRSEALRVEQARYLAAASTPAPQEHSVRLAQVRDAFFNLPEEQRSALHLVAIEGLSYQQAANATGVPLGTLMSRIGRARAALRQMEDAAPARGKNHLRIVGGDS
- a CDS encoding sigma-54-dependent transcriptional regulator, with the protein product MASDILIVDDEEDIRELVAGILSDEGHETRTAFDADSALAAIADRAPRLIFLDIWLQGSRLDGLALLDEIKTMHPNLPVVMISGHGNIETAVSAIRRGAYDFIEKPFKADRLILIAERALETSKLRREVSDLKQRSGETFDLIGMSSAMSQLRQTIERVAPTNSRVMIVGPSGSGKELAARAIHTLSARKGAPFVTLSAANITPERMEIELFGTESNGTERKVGALEEAHRGILYIDEVADMPRETQNKILRVLVEQQFERVGGTKRVKVDVRIISSTSQNLEAMIADGRFREDLYHRLAVVPVMVPGLAERREDIPYLVDNFMKQIARQAGIKPRRIGDDALAVLQAHNWPGNVRQLRNNVERLMILARGDDVDAPITADLLPSEIGDVMPRTPNQSDQHIMALPLREAREQFEKDYLIAQINRFGGNISKTAEFIGMERSALHRKLKSLGV
- a CDS encoding histidine phosphatase family protein, coding for MLVRLTMICNGATAATRQGAFPEDEPLEPRSLTLAKAMRGTLRRADRVWTAPALRARQTAEALALDASVEPLLADRYHGRWAGRRFEDVQAEQPADITAWLTDPNAAPHGGESLADVAGRASDLMGRLIAEHGHTIAVTHASIIRAAILHVLGAPLTAGGKIDIEPLSITDFRSDGRRWVLRACGVTAPKPARPLRA
- a CDS encoding D-amino-acid transaminase; the encoded protein is MPRIAYVNGRYVAHADAAVHIEDRGYQFADGVYEVCEVARGFIVDMPRHLARLNRSLTELSIAWPVARNVLPLILREVVNRNHVVNGLVYVQVTRGVASRDFVFPSADTKPSLVVTARKADPAAGTKRAETGIAVITVPENRWDRVDIKSVGLLPNVLAKQKAKEAGAQEAWFVDTDGNVKEGGSSNAWIITRDGVLVTRPAEHGILRGITRTTMFEVAAKLGLKIEERGFSVAEAKAAKEAFISSATTIAMPIVAIDGDPVANGHPGSITLSLRQAFFDIAEKSPA
- the mazG gene encoding nucleoside triphosphate pyrophosphohydrolase encodes the protein MTPSKDISRLIEIMAALRAPKTGCPWDIEQDFSSIAPYTIEEAYEVADAIARGDLDDLRDELGDLLLQVVYHAQMAEEAGEFAFGDVVRAITTKMIRRHPHVFGDEKARSAGMAKGMWEKIKAQEKAEKRQARLARGLDPEENGKGFLDSVPVALPALTRALKLQEKAARVGFDWSEAAPILDKIEEEIGELREALAKGDTASIKDEFGDMLFAVVNLGRHLKLDSEAALSGTNEKFRSRFHYVEQALEKSGNTLENADLAEMEALWQEAKGVK
- a CDS encoding Bax inhibitor-1/YccA family protein → MNTPNLGYPVGTGTQTGAMYDEGLRQHMLRVYNYMGLGLVVTGLVAFMVSSTPALYVPIFSSPLKWVVMLAPLAFVMLFSFKMQTMSAASAQMMFWAFCAVMGLSLASVFLVFTGTSIARTFFIAATMFGATSLYGYTTRRDLTQFSSFLIMGLIGVVIASIVNIFLGSTALQFAISVIGIAVFIGLTAWDTQTIKEQYAENFDAESRQKLAVFGAFSLYLNFINIFQLLLNFTGERE
- the hflX gene encoding GTPase HflX produces the protein MAREKDADGTVRGKPAHDPGTEAKGPTRAVVIVPVLTRQPRSDDETNRPRLTRSADARHDEAVGLASAINLDPVHTAVVTVNDPRPATLLGSGKVEEFAEIVKENHAELVIVDHPLTPVQQRNLEKEFNAKVLDRTGLILEIFGERARTKEGTLQVELAHLNYQKGRLVRSWTHLERQRGGAGFLGGPGETQIESDRRQLQEKIIKLKHELETVRRTRDLHRAKRKKVPFPVVAIVGYTNAGKSTLFNKLTGAGVLAQDMLFATLDPTLRRVRLPHGTPIILSDTVGFISDLPTHLIAAFRATLEEVVEADLVIHLRDISDPDTAAQAEDVERILADLGVDARDTKRVIEVWNKIDRLDEGNRSRLLADAADGIKGPPIAISAVTREGIEALKAIIETRMAGEIEDLTVTIEPAQFGLVDWLYRNGDVVSRTDNDDGSATISLKATRSAREEIESRLRRKNNG
- a CDS encoding aromatic amino acid transaminase, coding for MFEDLQPAPADKILALIGLYRADPRPNKVDLGVGVYKDRDGKTPVMRAVREAEKRLLQDQDTKTYLGLAGDTGFNMVMAKLAFGPGADMSRIRAAQAPGGSGALRLVAELLKRTRADATVWLSNPTWPNHMPVMRAAGLQIREYPYFDAASGAVRFDDMLAALRTAKSGDVVLLHGCCHNPTGANLDAAQWAAVAELVVEHSLLPFVDIAYQGFGDGLEADALGLRLLAAKVPEMVVASSCSKNFAVYRDRVGAAMVLARDGAQADVAMSQMLSAARAMYSMPPDHGAAAVRIVLEDAALRADWEAELEEMRLRMLRLRVQFAEALRRQSNSDRFDFVASHRGMFSRLGLTEAQVERLRTEHGVYMVGDSRINVAGLPEDGMDDLAKAIVSVLD
- a CDS encoding anti-sigma factor family protein translates to MTALVDPVTDTDLDAYVDDQLDVTRRIEVEAFLSIRPEAAARVMSDLRTRDELRVALAGSKGMARPATADAARRLERGLARGRIFGVLQRAAAVAAFVAAGWLANGIIGPMSVTKVVASPQPPAYVDDAVRAHRTTLVRETMPSQQEAHNYNAGEIRAATAIVMPSLPKDWKVRDVQVYPSRFGPSVEMAADTTDMGLVSLFAIRPGTFDVVKPTVAPSGDISAAYFQIGEVAYAVVARSGVHDLDRAAETLAKTLY
- the hfq gene encoding RNA chaperone Hfq — protein: MAERSQNLQDLFLNSVRKSKNPLTIFLINGVKLTGVVTSFDNFCVLLRRDGHSQLVYKHAISTIMPSQPVQMFDGEESQGA